In Lolium rigidum isolate FL_2022 chromosome 7, APGP_CSIRO_Lrig_0.1, whole genome shotgun sequence, the DNA window GTCCGTGGGCCGTCGCACTGGCAGAGCATGGAGATTCGATCTCGGCGGATTCCGCAGCGCTACAGACACTCGTTTGGCGTACGGGCAGCAGTGCCTGCCCAACCCGGGCTGCTCCGACCGACTTTTTCTCCACACACTGCCGAGGTGGGGCCACGAGTTTTGGGGCCCAGTAGGCAGCTGGACACGCGACCTGTACGGCCGTGTTCAGGTGTTCGTGCATCTGGGACGCGCATCGGCGACCACCGGTCACTGGGACAACAACAACGGCTAGAACGATTGTTTTTTCAAAACGAATAAATTATAGTTTACCGATTGGGCATGAAGATTTGAACTTTGATTTAATCTAAGGGACTACTTGATTCGTATGTTACGTGTGTTAAGTACAATCTCGATGATTCAAATGGTTCTGTCTACGTAAAAGTTGATGTGTATGTGGGCAGACCCAATTGGATACGTGTTACTCCAAGGTTGAAAAATCATAATTGCCACTTCATTTGCCCTCTTGTTCACTCAACGGGTACCTATCGGTTTATTATTGTTTGCCAGGTGTGATGTACGCCTCCGTGGAGGTATAAATTCTCACAGAGTAAATTGTCCGAACACCCTTACTTATGTGGTTTAAAAATATATCATCGTTTCTTTATTGACCGAACTATTCTCGTGGAACTAATAGTTGCACCAAACCCAACTAGAATATCAAGTTCAATACATTGGAATCCGTGTAATTTCTTTCTATCGCACTTGTAAGGTTATCTGGAATTAATGGGAATATATGTCATCTACACCTTGGTTAGATGATGGCCGCCGTTTTTTGCATACTCTTGTGTTTTTTCCGGCTATTTGTCAAATCTTATGCAGCAAATACCTTAACGTAAAAAATtccaaccaatattttttgtgggcgAGTTTGGGATGGACACATTATTATTTTGGATAATTGTCATGTGCTTGGGCTTGGTATGCAATTACTATGTGTTGGATCTCTTAAGGGACATTTGCACTGTATTGCCTATTATTTTCGCAACAACCACCCCCCCCCAGCAAAAACGTGCGCAAGACAAAACATTTACCAATATCTCCTATAGAGCAATTAAAAAACCAATATCATGCATTAGTGATACTCTATCTCGACATTCAAGGaatccacatcatcatttttTAAACCATCCATTTCGTCCTTTTTAGTTGTCTAATTGATTAGATCACACCATGTGAATACAATTGTAGAATTAAATCATGTGCAACTCAAACACAACAATTTTGTTTCGTCTTTAATCGTTTTAGCTAACCAAGTGATATCTCTTCCAATTGTTTGAAATGATGAAATCATGTAGTTGCATTGGCCATTGTTTATTCTTCCACATGTAAGTGCTAAGGACATTTGCAAAGAAAAAAAGACACCAACATGGATATCTTCTATTCATGTCGGGTATCCACATCATCGAGTTTTCAATCCGTTAATTTCATCTTCTATATGATTTTAACTAAAACAACATGAATAAGGTGCATTCTTGAACTTAATGTTCTGCCTCTAATTGATCAAATATACGCAACCATTCAATTTTGGTGAAATTTTAGCCTCTTGACTAATGTGACTAATTGAATCTTGCATATTTATGTGCAAACCTTCATGTTTCATGCATCTTCTGCCCTATCTTTCACACACAAATTTCTTTAGTAAGAGGTAGAAAAATACGCAAAATTGACAGCCTATATTCTCTAAAAGAAGATAATCCAAAGAAGAAGGTTCCTTCCTATTTTTTCGAACTTGAAAAATTCCAGCACCCATTTTTCTAGTACATGCAACTAATACCCTCAATATGGCATTAgtgagaaagaaaaaaatattaacaCTCATTTCACCCCATGCATCCAACCCAAAGACTGAAATATCACAATATATTCCTTGTACCTCCACCTCTAAAGTTCATGTGATCGACAAATATGTACATGTATAGTTTGTTTAGCATAACTGATGACTGGATTTGAATCAACCCAGGTCACTCGGTCTTGCCAAATCTAGCTTTGCTTGAAATATAGAAGTAGGTGCATGAAAGGAGATGAAGGCTTGGTCAAGCTTTATTGATTGTTGAAGATGTGTAATCGACCACTTGGGTGTGGCAAACAAGCATGTTACTTCAAGGGATACTTTGGAAGAGTGGATAATAGTAATACGAAGTGTAAATTATAAATACAAAACTTTAAATAATTTACATGATCTCACTAGTGCCATATTGAAAGTAGATTTTTCTATTTTTAGAAGAATGGAACAAACTAGATTCGTGTTAGCTCACAACTCCTCCAGCTCCccctctccaccccccccccctggCCACAATATTCTTTATTCGGCTTATACACTTACCGTACAAACTCTTCCTATTTCACCAAGTAAGTACATGGATCGTGTTGCCATGATCTCACTATGAGCTTGAGTTGGAGCTCAGAACAAAAATTTACAACCCAAACGAGCTTGGCTATGATGGTGGGTGGGAAATGATAGTTACGGGCGTTCAAAGTACGGTGGTGGCATAGCTCCAAGTATACTAATTCATTGTCGGTTAGCCCGAGTTGGCGAGGTTGGTGCCCCCTGTTTATTGATGATGAAAGGTTATCAGTTTGAAGAACTTCTTTGTTGCATAAGTTCATTTGACATGTTTCAAGTTCATATAGGATCTGCTATATACACAAAAAAGACATGTTGTAATTATGGGTGTCCAATGTGAATGGTTGTATTCATGTTGCAAAGGTGGTTTGCGGCTGATGTGTCCATTAGTTTTATGTTGCATATATTTTTATAAACCATATGTTTGTAAACGAGGTGAGTTTTTTCGACGAGGTGTAGTAAATTGAGTGTAGATTTCTTCTCGACATATGCTATTTTGGTTTGGCTTGTTCTAAATATTTCGACTATTTTCCACAACCTTTGTCAAATGACAGAACCGATGCCTATATGTTGTGGTGACGACGGATCAAAATTTGCACACATAAGCTATTTTTGGCACCACTGTATTTGTAGGGAACTAGGGATTGGTGAGGATAATTTCCATAGAGTTGGGTGAACCTTTGTCTTCACCCAGTTCCGTCAAATTTTTATTTTTCCCTAATCCCCAATCCATTAGGAAGAGTCAGTTTACTGTGTACTCGCGATTACAAATCCCACAGGATTTCCAAATATCACAACCGGCCCAAAGTCACTGAAATCTCCACATAAGGTAATTCTCATGTCCGATCCGATTCCAAGCTTTACATTGTTTACCGCAATCTTTCTGCAAGGGTTTAGATCGGTTCCTGTTTCCTTCTAACCTTTCATCGGacattcaaaatttcaaatggatCACACGCCGAAACGCATTAGCTTAAGAATCGGGAGAACGGCTGTCTGATCGAGATATTGCAATGTCGATGCGCGGCATGTGCCCTAGCCTGTCGCACATGTCGACCAGTACCTGGCTATctgccaaaacaaaacaaaaaagcgaTTCTGCCCAGCCCTAGTCTGTTGCACATGGCGCAAGCGCAATCGTAGGCTGCCGATGGAACCGCGGTCGCATTTCCTGACCGGAGACGTGAGATTTTCATGTGCTTCGGTGATCTACATGATTGGGACCTGAAATGCGCTGAGCAATCGCCGTAGTTTAGTTCCAGACTTGCTTAATAATGTAGCACTGTTGAGTGCTGACACTTGTGTCATGTGTGGTTTAGTGTGAGGGTGAAGATAGTTCGATGTTGAGATTTCTCACGATGTCATGTAAGATTTGAGGTCTGGGACATGTAGCTCAGCTCGGGCACTCGAGTATGTCCATATTCCAACTGTTCAGTGCTTTATGCAGAGTCACTTGTCCATCAGTCGTTGCCGATCATCGTACGAATCTGCACAATACTTGCCGGATGGTGTTCAGCTTGGTTCTATTTGCGGCTCTCCGTTGTAAATCATACCAGGACTCTGCAATTCTGTAACTTAGATGTTCAGAGGAAGGATGCACTTTTTTTTGATTGTGAATATTCATGCATTCAGTTGCCTGGTCAAGTACTCCACATTATCGACGTATAAATACCAGCATCACCAACCACATGATTCCAACCGTATATTGCAAGGCTAAATAATGATTTGTTTCGGCTCTATTTGCAGTACGGAGGGGTGAAGCACGATATGAAATGTCAACTGTAGATAGATTCAGTGAGTAATGACAACCGGGCTGCTTTGCAGAAGGACTGAAGGTACGGCACTACGGCTACACACGCTACCAGCTAGAACCCTTGCTGACACCAAAGTGAGTCAGCCAGTCCATTGTTTCAGGTTTCACGAACTGAAAGTACTTTCCTCGCACCTTTTTATTCATCATCAGCTGCTGCCCGTTGGTCCTTCTATTCCATAACCATCTCTCTCTGGTCGATTTCACCCACGGCATTCACTATTCGTTTTGCTGTTCACTGCGTCATGAGATGTACCAATGTACTGCTCTCTGAGACCCGTGAACGTTTCTGTCTAAAGAGACCCGTGAACAGTAACAGAAACAACAATGTAGATCCAAGACATGGCATGACCTGCAACTTGGTTTATCACGAAAGGAAAGAAAACCAAATGAATCCATTAGTCATTTATAAATGATTTTTTGTACATATGGCCAGCCCATTGTGCTTCTTGATTCTAGTGATTGAAGATTCACTGACGAACAGCTTAGCACATTTTCTTCAAAAAACAACAACTTGGCACATTTCACACTGAGCAAACAAATGTAGGCACTCAAATTATTTATATAAGACACTCAAGAATGTGTACACCTGAATTACCTAGCCAGACATTCTCTTTTCCATACTAAAACCAAGGAATGCTGACTACAGAACTTACGAGGAAACTAGATTTTTCTCACGACAATATTTAACAGCCTACTAGGAGTTGCTAAACATATGCTAAGGTTCACAGAAACAGCCGCAGCATAGGATATGCGACCGTGGGATTCGTCCCGTCTCGCGAATCTGATCGGCCTTTTGAACCGCCCTCGCTGCTTGCTTGTTCATCTTGGCGTTGGCAGAGGCCCGCTTCTCTTCGGCCAGACGGCGTGCCATCTCGAGCTTTTCAGCCATCTTTGCCATCGCGTCACTTCTCATTTTCTCCGCACGTTCCTGTCACAGAACAACATTTCAGTAATTGTTGGTACAGTAAAAGAAGATATTATGCAGGTGATCAAAATTGACTGAAAATGTACCTCTAGTCTCCTCATTTCGAATTCAACATTTGTTCTTTGGCGGCTCTCCCATGCTTCGATCTTCAGCTCTTCCTTCTTGAATCTGAGTAGTACAAAATACATTTCAGAGTAGATACAGAACTCATCATCCAAAAGATTTAAATATGTTTCTATCTCCCTTTTAAGCTCTCAATACTAGAAGAAACGACAAGGTATTAGATAGTCTGACCAACCTAGTTGTATGCTTAGAATTTTCTGCGCCCTCGAATGCTGCCGCACGAGCTGCATATTCCTTCTTCATCCGCTCGAGATCAGCAATAGTCGGTGTTGCAGAGACTAATTCTAGCTCCTCTTTGCTAGCCCATGTTGCAATGTTCATCTTTCCAAGTTGTACACCTAGAGCGGCAATTTCTTTCCTTGCCTTAAGCCTGATTTCATCCTCGGACATTTCATTTGCGCCACCTTTTCTGTTGAAATAAGGACCATCATCTgcattgtcttctcctattgatgCTGTCGATCGTCCTCCTACTGGAGTTGATGGTATCGAACAATTCGGGCTCCGACTTGGTGTCATAGACCCAAGTGGTGTTCCAGTTCTTGAAGGGTCCTGACTTGGTATTGGGGTCATTTCTGTGCCCACATCTCTCACAGACACCGATTGAACTGTAGAAATAGCTGCATGCAATAACTCATATCAGTTTTATTTTTTGCGGGAGAATAATTCATATCAGTTGACAGTTAGGCACACAAATTTAACTGTCAAGCTCAGATCACTTGCATTATTATTTAGATGCTTCCTGTAGTGCTAATACAGTAACAAGTGTGAAAGCTACCTTCTGGTTCATTGCAGGGCTGAATTGCAATTGAGCTGGTATGAGTTACTCCCTTCTGATATTCTGCAGTGGCACTAATAGAACTTTCAACTGGACATATATCTGCATGCCGGACCACCTTCGGCTGATGTGAAGCAAAAGACAGCCTCTCCAATATGCTTCGAGAAGCAGACGAAGCCGGATTGAATCTTTTCATGTTCTGAATGGGCCGAGCAAATGCGCCTCGGTTTGGATGCTTGGGCACAATGGCACCCCTGGGTGCAGCAGAATTCACCTGGTACGCACTCTGGTTCTGCGATGCCCCCTTGGTGGTGTTCTGCTGAACAGTTTGCTTGTTCACGATCCATTTCTCCGCGTCATTCCACTTGGAGGAAGCCTGTCTAGAGAAATACCCCGCCGTCGGATTCTGCGCCCCCGTTTTCTCGCCCCCATGGAACTCAAAGCTGCTGGTACTAGCATTGTCAAGACCGCTGTCACACTCATTACTGTCTTCCTCGACAATTCGTACCGGATGTATCACACTTGAGCTGCTAGGTGCAGGTTGGTGAGCTGAATTCTTGGGCATGTTTTGAACTTTATAGCTATCCACTGCTTGATCCTTATCTAAAGCTTCAGTGTTGCCAACTGCTGCAGGGCATTTGGAGGCACCAGAGCTGTCTGAAACTGTTTTGCACACCAAGATGGATGTGTGATTTTTTTTTCATCAGGAAAAAAGTAAGTTAAGCATAGATAGGCTAGCAGTATGTCTGTACCTTCTTCAAGAACATCACAAACTAACAGTCTGTTTTGCGCCTGTGATGGCTCAACGCTCTTTGAAGGCGATGTCCGCGCCGAGCTGTTGCTGATGACCCTCACGCGATTTTGGGCTCCCAGGAGCTTCATCCTAAGCTTTGTGGGAGAAAGGGCACCTGCCTGCATGAACACCAAAGAGGTAAGTATTTATCTGTGGAGGCACTATTAACTTAAAGTGTCTTGATTTCAAGGTGGTAATTAACCTCTATTATTATACTATTT includes these proteins:
- the LOC124669985 gene encoding uncharacterized protein LOC124669985, yielding MEYERIHKVQAGALSPTKLRMKLLGAQNRVRVISNSSARTSPSKSVEPSQAQNRLLVCDVLEEDSSGASKCPAAVGNTEALDKDQAVDSYKVQNMPKNSAHQPAPSSSSVIHPVRIVEEDSNECDSGLDNASTSSFEFHGGEKTGAQNPTAGYFSRQASSKWNDAEKWIVNKQTVQQNTTKGASQNQSAYQVNSAAPRGAIVPKHPNRGAFARPIQNMKRFNPASSASRSILERLSFASHQPKVVRHADICPVESSISATAEYQKGVTHTSSIAIQPCNEPEAISTVQSVSVRDVGTEMTPIPSQDPSRTGTPLGSMTPSRSPNCSIPSTPVGGRSTASIGEDNADDGPYFNRKGGANEMSEDEIRLKARKEIAALGVQLGKMNIATWASKEELELVSATPTIADLERMKKEYAARAAAFEGAENSKHTTRFKKEELKIEAWESRQRTNVEFEMRRLEERAEKMRSDAMAKMAEKLEMARRLAEEKRASANAKMNKQAARAVQKADQIRETGRIPRSHILCCGCFCEP